In Phyllobacterium zundukense, one DNA window encodes the following:
- a CDS encoding homoserine kinase, with the protein MAVYTDINEIDLAHFLKDYDIGELLSYKGIAEGVENSNYLLHTSTGSYILTLYEKRVNSNDLPFFLGLMRHLAGKGISCPLPVNQKSGSSIGELAGRPAAIVTFLEGMWMRRPTVQHCYALGEALAGMHVAGGDFPMRRRNALSVEGWRPLWDNSKAGADRVEPGLGKETEEDLAFFEANWPSHLPHGVIHADLFPDNVFFLGSKLSGLIDFYFACTDLLAYDVAVCLNAWCFEKDHSFNLTKGTALLRGYNSIRPLSADEAASLPILSRGSALRFMLTRLYDWLNTPEGSLVVKKDPMEYVRRMRFHRQIKSAEEYGLALEGQKA; encoded by the coding sequence ATGGCTGTTTACACGGACATCAATGAGATCGATCTCGCACACTTCCTCAAGGACTATGATATCGGCGAATTGCTTTCCTACAAGGGCATCGCCGAAGGCGTCGAGAATTCCAATTATTTGCTTCACACGAGCACCGGATCGTACATCCTGACTCTCTATGAGAAGCGGGTGAACAGCAATGATCTGCCGTTCTTTCTTGGTCTTATGCGTCATCTTGCGGGGAAGGGGATAAGTTGCCCTCTGCCGGTCAACCAGAAATCTGGTTCCAGTATTGGTGAGCTTGCCGGGCGCCCCGCAGCAATCGTGACGTTCCTTGAAGGCATGTGGATGCGGCGCCCGACGGTCCAGCATTGCTATGCCTTGGGCGAGGCCCTGGCGGGGATGCACGTCGCGGGCGGGGATTTCCCCATGCGCCGTCGCAATGCGCTCTCAGTCGAAGGCTGGCGACCGCTGTGGGATAATTCCAAGGCTGGTGCGGATCGGGTCGAACCGGGCCTGGGCAAGGAGACCGAAGAGGATCTGGCTTTCTTTGAAGCCAATTGGCCGTCGCATCTGCCACACGGCGTCATCCATGCCGATCTGTTTCCCGACAATGTCTTCTTTCTCGGGAGCAAGCTTTCAGGGTTGATCGATTTCTACTTCGCCTGCACCGATCTGCTTGCCTATGATGTGGCTGTTTGCCTGAACGCCTGGTGCTTTGAGAAAGACCACTCCTTCAACCTTACCAAAGGCACGGCTTTGCTTCGTGGCTATAACTCAATCCGTCCGTTGTCGGCAGACGAAGCAGCGAGCTTGCCGATCCTCTCGCGCGGTTCTGCCCTGCGATTCATGCTGACGCGTCTCTATGACTGGCTGAACACCCCGGAAGGCAGTCTTGTCGTCAAAAAGGA